The genomic DNA ACCATCGATCTCATTGAGGTTAGCGCCTTCCTCACAGTCACCGGCGGAAGAATCAGCCGACAACTGCTTTGATCCGGTAGTACAAGGAATCCACCACGTCCTCCGGTTTACGCCAGAAGATGTGGTTGAAGTGGCTGGTGTCAAAGTGGAGTTGCTCCTCTTCGTCCTTTCTACAGAGCCATATCACGGGTAGACCCAAAGCGTGGGCATAGCCGGCCTCGAAGTATACCCCTCCTCTTTGAAGCGTGAAATCTGCCACCATGAACCTACTCTTGCGAATCTCTACGATTATCCGATCATCGATTTTCTCAACGTGCTCTAGTTTCCACATGACTAAGGGGCTGTACTCAGCCTTAAGGATTGCGGGCTCAATGCCCTGGTTATAAAGGTCTTTGAGGTCGTCGTGAAAGGACATGGCCACAAAGGCTTGGTTCGAAGCTATGGATGACTTCTGCAGTTCCTCGTACCTCTCCCAGCCGGGGACCGTGAGGATGCACATTCCGTTGGCCCAAGAGACAAAACCCGTTTCCACTAGGTGGCGGAGGAATTGCCCAAATTCGTCCGCGTTGCGCGCATGGCAGACGGGGTAATCGAAAATGTGGCTAAGTCCGAGCCTATGGCCTGGATATGGCGAGTGGGATGCGATATGGTACAGGAGGCGGTTGAGTCTATCTGAAACGCTCATGCCGCGCCTGAGTCTAACGACTGCCTTGATGCTCTCCTTGTCAAAGGTTATGGGATTACCTTGATCTGCCCTGTTGCGGGCTTCACCCGAGAGAAAGTGTCGATCATCATAGAATTCTCTCAGGGGGTCCCTATACCTCATGAGTGAGTCCTCAACGTAGTACTGTCCGCACCAGCGGCACTGCATTTCGTGAACCTCGTCTTTGACCGATTTCTCGATAACACCATCCTGCAGACATATGGGGCAGTTCACCTGTGACCCCTCCCCCAAGCAAGAATTGTCAGCATGAGGCGTCATTCGTCGGCTCCACAGTCTCATCCTTCCCGCGGATAACGAAGAAGGCCCTCCCCGCTTGCCGAGGAGGGCCTCCGTCTGTCCGCTATTGCACGTCAAATGACCGGGGTCACTGAGGCGGGAACTGCCACTGGCCGGGGCCGTCGCCCTGGACCGCCGATGGCATCCAGGCCGTGAGTGGGGTGTCGTATACGCCGATGGCCCAGTTGGACTTATCGTTACTGCCATCCATGAAGACGATCAGGTTTGCGAGGACCGGGCTGCCGTATGGCGCGAAGACGTTGACCACGAGGGCCGGTCTTAGGCATCCGCCGGCGAGCTTGTAGAGCACCCAGTCGCCGATCTTTGGCAGGCGGATCGCAGCCGCCATCACCGGCCCGGCTCGGTAGAGGCGGATCCCCCGGATGCCTTTGTACAGGTTAAGCTCGAACTTGATCCCGACCAATTGCGTGAACTTGTCCTTGACCTCAGCCAGGTACTTGGCCAGGACGGCCGCCGATAAGGCCTCCCAGACGGCCAGCAGGGCCGGATTGCCCTTGACCAGGAAGGCCAGGGCGGCCAGCGGGAAGACGATCGGCAGGACATCGGTCTGCAGGAACCGCGGGAGCGCCCGCACGTCGAACGTCCCTGACCTGATGGCCAGGATGATGCCCAGGAGGACATTCAGCCCAACCACCAGGAGGATGCTGACGAGCAGTTTCAGCACTACCAGGTCGAAAAAGTCCATGAACGGTACCACGGTCTCAAACCCCTTTCGAATCAGATGATGGGGCCTGTCAGCTGAGCATTCGCCAACCCCAAGCGAGCAGAATCAGGAGTAGCGCGAAACAGACGGCGCGGAGTTCGAAGACGCCCAGCGCATCCCCGGGCCTTACGCCCGAGGCCCAGGCTTTCGACCGACGGATGTCCCGGATGGAGAGGTAGAACAGGTATCCGTTGACCGCCACGGTCAGGAGCCAGAGGACAAGAAACACGGCGCGGAGCACTTGGCTCAGCCCCTTTCGAGGAACTGCATCGGATCCACGGTGGCCGCCGGGTCGAATTTGCCACTCGGCAGGATCATCGGGCCGACATAGATGCCCCAGTGGAGATGCGGACCGTCTGAGTCACCACGATCAGGGCCGACGCCGCCGGATAAACCGAGCCTCTGGCCAGCGCCAGCAGCCAGGCCCTTGACGACGTCCGTGCGGCTCAAATGCGCGTAAATGCTGGTAAACTCGCCATGGTTGACGAGGACATACCGACCAAAGCCTTTGGGGTCGTACCCGACCCACGATACCTGGCCGTCGGCGACGGAGTAGACGTCGGTGCCCATCGAGGCCTTGAGGTCGACGCCGGAGTGGAACAAGCGGCCGTTGTAGATCCGGGGGCCGTAGGGCGAAGTGACGACCAGCTCGCCTTCGAGGGGCGATACCGGCCGACAGGGGACGGCGATCAGGCGGCCGGAGAGCGGCGACCAGCTGACGGCGTGACCCAGGGCCCGGAGGACCGGCGCGAGTTCGCCCCAGACGTGGCCGCCGCGGGCCTCGGGCGGGGCATCGAAAAGGACCGGCTTGCCGTTTGAGACGGCGCCGGCCCCGGGCTTGACGACGAGCATCGCCGCTGTCACCTCCGGATGAAGATCTTCCTTGACTCCAAGTCCACAACCACGCTGTAGCCGATCGCCTCGAGGGGCTTTCTGAGCGGCGGGTAGGTCCGATCGGCCCGGTACTGCCAGTCGCCGAGGTCGAGGATCTGACCATCGGGGTCGTCGACGTAGTGGAGCATTCCGGCCTCGTGGGCCTTGATGACTCGGTCGGCCAGGTCGCGGAGCACGAACGGGGCGCTGTCCAGCTCCACCGCCTGGCCGTCAACCACCATGACCCGGTCGTCGATGCCCATGATGATTTCGCGGGCGGGCTCGGGTTCGGTGGCTTCGAAGTCGGTGACCGCCCACATCTCCTGGATCGGGTAGGCATAGGAGAGGACCGCGGTCCCCCTGTCTCCCCAGTCCTCTCCCCAGCTGTTCTGAATCAGCCAACCCTCGCGGGTCCAGCCGATGAGCATGATGGCGTGGTAGCCCTTGATCTGGTCGGTGGGCTTCGGCGCCGGGATGAGCTTGCCCCCAGCCTCAAAACATGGATAGACGGCGATAGCCAGGCCAACGGGACCGAGCTGGATGAGGGCGCTCTTGGCCTCCGCCGGGGAGTAGACTCGGGCGTATCGGAGAATGCGCTGCGGAAAAGCCGCCTCGTCGGCGGCCAGCAGTTGGTTCATATAGCTCTCGCGGAACCCGGGCATCTCGCCCAGCCAGGGAAACACTTCGAAGGGTGGGATGCCGCGCTTCTGCAGGCACTTGTAGCCGTCGCGGTAGTCCATCCCTTCGCCCATGTAGGTCCCGTCGTCGCGCCGGGCATAGGAGTAACCCGGGGCCATCCGCCTGTGAGTCCCGGTGTCCTTCCAGTTGTGCCACTCGCACTGGGAAGTCAGGACGTGGGCGAGGCAGGCGCTGATCCCGTCCTGATCGAGCGTGGGCGGCCGGGGCGGGTCCTGGAGCTGCCACTCCTCGGGAATGACGTCCAGCGTCTTGATGTAGCTGAGGATGTGGTGGTCCCGATGGTCGATCGGGCTGAGGATCAGGCCATACTTGCGCTGTGCCAATTTCAATCCTCCTTTCTCAGAGCTTGATGATGGCCATAACGAGGCCGACAACCGCCCCGACGAGCGTGGTGATCAGGAGAGCGGCCCCCCATGTCGGCCGGCCGCTGAACTCCTTGCGGAGGGCGAACAGCTCCTTCCAGACCTTGTCGAGGCTTGAGTTCTGCTTCTCCTCGTGGCGGTCAAGCCGATCCTCGAGGTCGCCGACCCTCTCGACGACCCCGCTGTGGGCCGGGCACAGGATTTCGCGTGACACCGCTCCCGCCTCCCCGCTCGTTCGATTGCCAACAGGAAAGCCGCCCGGCGGCGGCTCAGATCAACCCTTCGGCCCGACATCGATCCAAGAATGATCGTTGATCCGAGTCGATCAGCCTGTCCCGCAAGATCGTGAAATCCTCTCCGGCGAGCCGCCCTTGCAGGACCACTCCCGCCGGTAACGCCGCCTGGTAGGATTCGGCCAGCTTTTGCAGAGACGTCGCCGACCAGGTCCGGCGGCCGTATGGGTTTATTGTTGGCTCGACGATGAGGATCTCGTCGAGCCCCAGCGGCAGGATGCCCTGAAGTCCAGGTATCTCCGGCAGGATCGGCCCGAGCTTGGTCGAGAGCCTGCCGGCAAGCCACGTCCTAACTTCGTTGACCGTCGGCACAGATCAAGACCCCCTTCAGATGTTCACCGCCGAAACGGCCGCGTAGTGGATGCTTCCGTCGGTATTGGAGTAGCTGAGATACTGCCCGCTGGTGATGGCGGCCTTTCCGCCGGCAAACGGATTCGAGTACGTCCCCCCGGCCATAAGCTTGACCGGGTTGGTCCCCTCAGTCACATACCAGGCCGATCCTGCGCCCCCGGCGTCGGCCATCACTGCGGTCACGATCCAGGCTTCCCCGGCGCTCGGAGTGAAGGCCGTCGTGCCACCCGCGGCCACGCTGGCCACCGCGCTCCGCACGTCGAATAGGGTACTGGCCGCCTGGATCGCGGAGACCAGGACTATCTCAGTACCTGCCCCGGCGTTTCTCAGCCGCAGATAAGCCGTGGTGGACAGCCACAGGGTTCGCCTCGCCGCCAAGGCCGTGGCGCTCGTGGCGATGTAGCTCGACTCCTCGACCGGGTGCGCCCCGTCGGTCAGGGCAGTGTAAACCCCGCCCACGTCCCCGACGATGAGGCCGACCTTCTGGACGTTGCCGGCGCCGGGCATCATCCCCTGGGTCGTGCCCGCCCCCAAACTGTAGACAGTTGAAACGACGGAGAACGCGGAGGACAGCTTCTGGGCCTGGTACTGGGCGTAAGTCGCAGCGTTGCCGGCCGGGACGTAAAACTCCAGGTAAGTGCCACTGTTGACGTATAGCCCCGGGGCCGCAAAGACGTTGCTGCCGAGGCTGATGCGGCTCGCCCCCTGGCGGACGTACCACAGGTTACCGGCCTGGTAGCCGCCAAGGAGCGAGAGAACGGCCCAGTTCTCTCCGGCGGCTGGCTGGATGGCGGTGTAGGCGTTGGACGGGCAGGAGACGTGCCCGCTGGCCAGGTTCAGTTTCGTTGCCATGCTCGTCCCCTCTTTTCGGGCTCAGAGAATGATTCCAAAGGCCGCTGCGTCGTCCAGGGTGGCGAGCTGCTTGACCGTCCCGTTCGCGTTGACGACCAGCTTACCGTTGACCATGTCGATGCCGTAGACCGCATCGGTCGGGTTCGAAGCGTGGTTCGGAACTTGGACCGGCGTAGTCCCGGCGGCCACGCTCGTCTGCAGGATGCTGGCCAGGAGGGTGCCGGCCACGGTGATCTGCCCGGTCGACACGGAATAGGTCGCCACGTCCGCCCAGGCCGCCCCCGTCCATCGCTGGATGATGAGGTTGCCGCTCGAATCAAGCACCTCACGGAACTTGTCGGCCGGGCTGGCCAGCCCCTGCTGCAACCGGCGCAGGACCTTGTAGGCACCGGCCCCGGGGGCGTCCTGGCGGTAAAGCTCCTCGGCGGCGTGATACGTCCCCGTCGTGTTCCCGGTCGGCACCACGGCTCCGAGGCTCGCGTCGGCCAGGTTGTCCGTGTAGCTCGTGGTGACGTTGTCGTTGATCGTGACGACCAGCTTCTGCGTCCCATCGGCGCCGCCGGCGGCCGTCCGGTAGATGCGACGGGCGACGGCCGCGGTACCCGCCGCGCCGGTCGGGATGGCCGTGAGGTCGACCTTCTGGCTGACCGGCGCCACCGAGGCCGAGGTCGTGCCACCTGGGGTCTCGCCCTGGAGGTGCATCGTGCCGTCTGAGTCCACATAGCCGGTAACCAGGGTGACCTTGTAGGTATAGGCCCCGTTGAGGAGCCCGGCGGTGGCGTTGACCGCCACGGTCGGGGCCCCGGGGGCGGCGATCACCCCGGCGAGGGAGATCGGCCCAACGTCGTGCAGGCCGGTGAGGGCGGCGATGATCTGCTGGATGTCGGTGTTCAGCGGGTCGGTCCCCGGGCTGAGACTCTTGAAGGCCATCGGCTCGCCCCCTAGTT from Bacillota bacterium includes the following:
- a CDS encoding M23 family metallopeptidase, producing MLVVKPGAGAVSNGKPVLFDAPPEARGGHVWGELAPVLRALGHAVSWSPLSGRLIAVPCRPVSPLEGELVVTSPYGPRIYNGRLFHSGVDLKASMGTDVYSVADGQVSWVGYDPKGFGRYVLVNHGEFTSIYAHLSRTDVVKGLAAGAGQRLGLSGGVGPDRGDSDGPHLHWGIYVGPMILPSGKFDPAATVDPMQFLERG
- a CDS encoding C1 family peptidase; this encodes MAQRKYGLILSPIDHRDHHILSYIKTLDVIPEEWQLQDPPRPPTLDQDGISACLAHVLTSQCEWHNWKDTGTHRRMAPGYSYARRDDGTYMGEGMDYRDGYKCLQKRGIPPFEVFPWLGEMPGFRESYMNQLLAADEAAFPQRILRYARVYSPAEAKSALIQLGPVGLAIAVYPCFEAGGKLIPAPKPTDQIKGYHAIMLIGWTREGWLIQNSWGEDWGDRGTAVLSYAYPIQEMWAVTDFEATEPEPAREIIMGIDDRVMVVDGQAVELDSAPFVLRDLADRVIKAHEAGMLHYVDDPDGQILDLGDWQYRADRTYPPLRKPLEAIGYSVVVDLESRKIFIRR